From Methanobacterium sp. Maddingley MBC34, one genomic window encodes:
- a CDS encoding hypothetical protein (PFAM: Protein of unknown function (DUF763)), whose protein sequence is MSSRSGVANLPLHGGRAPRWLFQRMVKLAGAVTDSIIYEYGPEEFLSRISDPHWFQAFSCVLGFDWHSSGTTTTTCGALKTALNPEEHGLLVAGGKGRASRRTPQEIQGAGEIFSLSTAKLEDLVYSSKISAKIDNSCIQDGYQLYHHVFFLTEKGDWAVVQQGMNESTRYARRYHWLSDSVENYINEPHNGICCDMKEEKTLDMTSDLSFDSRQTSLDLILDNPEHLKKYFQKKIDVEEGQANLDIFCPELTLPSHHPVLDTDLSLREFEVLQNAWELQPDSYEELISLNGMGPKKIRALALISDLVYGDKPSWDDPVKYSFTHGGKDGFPYPVDREVYDHSIQTLQDALEQARLEKKDRYHAIKRLENLINVDN, encoded by the coding sequence ATGAGTTCAAGAAGTGGAGTTGCCAATTTACCCCTTCATGGTGGTCGTGCACCAAGGTGGCTTTTCCAGCGAATGGTGAAACTGGCAGGAGCGGTTACCGATTCAATAATATATGAGTATGGTCCTGAAGAATTTTTATCCCGAATTTCGGATCCGCACTGGTTTCAGGCATTTTCATGTGTCTTGGGTTTTGACTGGCACAGTTCCGGAACCACCACCACAACCTGTGGGGCTCTAAAAACCGCTCTCAACCCTGAAGAACATGGGCTACTTGTTGCTGGAGGTAAGGGTCGTGCCTCTAGGAGAACGCCCCAGGAGATCCAGGGTGCGGGGGAAATATTTTCATTATCCACAGCCAAACTGGAAGATCTGGTTTATTCCAGCAAAATTTCTGCAAAAATTGATAATTCATGCATCCAAGATGGATACCAGCTTTACCACCACGTGTTTTTTTTAACGGAAAAGGGTGATTGGGCAGTGGTGCAGCAGGGTATGAATGAATCCACCAGATACGCCCGTCGTTACCACTGGCTATCTGATTCCGTGGAAAACTACATTAATGAACCACATAACGGTATCTGTTGTGACATGAAGGAAGAAAAAACCCTGGATATGACTTCTGATTTGAGTTTTGATTCACGGCAAACCAGCCTGGATCTTATTTTGGATAATCCTGAACATTTAAAAAAATACTTCCAGAAAAAAATAGATGTGGAGGAGGGTCAGGCCAATTTGGACATATTCTGCCCTGAACTTACATTACCCAGTCACCATCCCGTGCTGGATACTGATCTATCCCTCCGTGAATTCGAAGTCCTTCAGAATGCCTGGGAACTGCAACCAGACAGTTATGAAGAGTTAATCTCTTTAAATGGTATGGGACCCAAGAAGATACGTGCACTGGCATTGATTTCGGACCTGGTCTATGGTGATAAACCCAGCTGGGATGATCCAGTTAAGTACAGTTTTACCCATGGTGGTAAAGATGGTTTTCCCTATCCTGTGGATCGGGAAGTATACGACCATTCCATACAGACCTTACAAGATGCACTAGAGCAGGCTAGACTGGAAAAGAAAGATCGTTATCATGCTATCAAACGTTTAGAGAATCTGATCAATGTTGATAATTAG